One Helianthus annuus cultivar XRQ/B chromosome 12, HanXRQr2.0-SUNRISE, whole genome shotgun sequence genomic region harbors:
- the LOC110895542 gene encoding ABC transporter G family member 7 isoform X2: MVRISGKGGGVGQILAAVAAALLLRLFSGPGPAYLPETETEEEENDGAISDSEASVSDKVHPVTIRWTNITCSVSDKASKSVRFLLKNVCGEAKPGRLLAIMGPSGSGKTTLLNMLAGQTAASSRLHLSGLLEVNGQRMSNKSFKFAYVRQEDLFFSQLTVRETLSLAAELQLKDTYSKEDKDEYINNLLFKLGLVSCADTRVGDAKVRGVSGGEKKRLAMACELIASPSVIFADEPTTGLDAFQAEKVMETLRQLAQDGHTVICSIHQPRGSVYAKFDDIVLLAEGELVYAGPAGDEPLTYFSKFGYVCPDHVNPAEFLADLISVDYSSSDSVDSSRKRIDSLVESFSEQISSTFYATTITKSVVLKENKKLRRKPAAKGIIGWWRQFSLLLKRAWMQASRDGPTNAVRTRMSIASALIFGSVFWRIGKSQTSIQDRMGLLQVAAINTAMAALTKTVGVFPKERAIVDRERAKGSYLLGPYLLSKLIAEIPVGAAFPLLFGTILYPMARLHPTLSRFGKFSGIVTVESFAASAMGLTVGAMAPTTEAALALGPSLMTVFIVFGGYYVNADNTPIIFRWIPRVSLIRWAFQGLCINEFKGLEFDHQNSFDIQNGEQALERLSFGGSTISETVMAQSRILLFWYYTTYVLLEKNKPKYQPLEPPPIDQLDEPEPQIEPDEPVESDDSPGQSFEILETPNVDQGSSI, from the exons TTTCCGATAAAGTTCATCCGGTGACAATCCGATGGACGAACATCACGTGCTCTGTTTCTGATAAAGCTTCTAAATCG GTGCGATTCTTGCTTAAAAACGTGTGTGGAGAGGCGAAACCTGGAAGGCTGCTTGCAATAATGGGTCCATCAGGATCGGGGAAGACAACTCTCCTCAATATGCTAGCAGGTCAGACTGCAGCATCTTCTAGGCTGCACTTATCGGGCCTCTTGGAGGTTAACGGTCAACGAATGTCAAACAAGTCCTTCAA GTTTGCTTATGTCAGACAAGAGGACCTTTTCTTCTCCCAGTTAACCGTGCGCGAGACATTGTCTCTTGCAGCTGAACTCCAACTGAAGGACACGTATTCAAAGGAAGATAAAGATGAATACATAAACAATCTTTTGTTCAAATTAGGTTTG GTTAGTTGTGCGGATACGCGAGTTGGGGATGCGAAAGTTCGCGGAGTAAGTGGAGGCGAGAAAAAACGGTTAGCAATGGCTTGTGAACTAATTGCTAGTCCTTCGGTTATATTTGCTGACGAACCAACAACCG GACTAGATGCATTTCAAGCAGAGAAAGTAATGGAAACACTTAGACAACTTGCACAAGATGGACACACAGTAATATGCTCAATACACCAACCAAGAGGTTCGGTGTACGCAAAATTTGACGATATCGTGTTGCTGGCGGAGGGTGAACTTGTATACGCTGGTCCAGCTGGCGATGAACCACTGACTTACTTTTCAAAATTCGG GTATGTTTGTCCGGATCATGTAAACCCGGCTGAGTTTCTTgctgatttgatatcggttgacTATAGTTCATCCGACAGTGTTGACTCTTCTCGGAAAAGGATCGATAGCCTTGTGGAATCATTTTCTGAACAGATTTCATCAACGTTTTATGCAACAACAATCACTAAAAGTGTGGTCTTGAAGGAAAATAAGAAATTAAGAAGAAAACCTGCAGCCAAAGGAATCATTGGTTGGTGGAGGCAGTTTTCATTGCTCCTTAAACGTGCGTGGATGCAG GCTTCCCGTGACGGGCCCACAAATGCCGTCAGGACAAGGATGTCAATCGCATCAGCTTTAATTTTTGGGTCTGTTTTTTGGAGAATCGGAAAGTCTCAAACATCAATACAGGATAGAATGGGCTTGCTTCAG GTTGCTGCTATAAACACTGCAATGGCCGCACTTACAAAAACTGTTGGCGTTTTTCCAAAAGAACGTGCGATAGTAGATCGAGAGCGTGCAAAGGGTTCTTATTTATTAGGACCGTACTTGTTATCTAAGTTAATTGCTGAGATCCCTGTTGGAGCTGCATTTCCTTTATTATTTGGCACAATTCTTTATCCCATGGCACGTCTTCATCCAACTTTATCTAG ATTCGGGAAGTTTAGTGGAATAGTGACTGTGGAATCTTTTGCTGCGTCAGCAATGGGCTTAACTGTTGGTGCTATGGCTCCGACCACTGAAGCAGCTTTGGCATTGGGCCCGTCTTTGATGACTGTGTTTATCGTATTTGGTGGATATTATGTGAATGCCGATAATACCCCCATCATCTTTCGTTGGATTCCCCGTGTTTCTCTCATAAGATG GGCGTTTCAAGGACTTTGCATTAATGAATTTAAAGGCCTCGAGTTCGATCATCAAAATTCTTTTGATATTCAAAACGGAGAACAG GCTTTAGAGAGGCTCTCTTTCGGGGGTAGCACGATATCCGAGACAGTGATGGCCCAAAGTAGAATTCTGTTATTCTGGTATTATACCACATACGTCCTTCTAGAGAAGAACAAGCCCAAATACCAACCACTTGAACCACCACCCATTGACCAACTTGACGAACCCGAACCACAAATAGAACCGGATGAGCCTGTGGAAAGCGATGACTCACCAGGCCAATCGTTCGAGATACTCGAGACTCCAAATGTTGACCAAG GTTCTTCGATATAA
- the LOC110895542 gene encoding ABC transporter G family member 7 isoform X1, which translates to MVRISGKGGGVGQILAAVAAALLLRLFSGPGPAYLPETETEEEENDGAISDSEASVSDKVHPVTIRWTNITCSVSDKASKSVRFLLKNVCGEAKPGRLLAIMGPSGSGKTTLLNMLAGQTAASSRLHLSGLLEVNGQRMSNKSFKFAYVRQEDLFFSQLTVRETLSLAAELQLKDTYSKEDKDEYINNLLFKLGLVSCADTRVGDAKVRGVSGGEKKRLAMACELIASPSVIFADEPTTGLDAFQAEKVMETLRQLAQDGHTVICSIHQPRGSVYAKFDDIVLLAEGELVYAGPAGDEPLTYFSKFGYVCPDHVNPAEFLADLISVDYSSSDSVDSSRKRIDSLVESFSEQISSTFYATTITKSVVLKENKKLRRKPAAKGIIGWWRQFSLLLKRAWMQASRDGPTNAVRTRMSIASALIFGSVFWRIGKSQTSIQDRMGLLQVAAINTAMAALTKTVGVFPKERAIVDRERAKGSYLLGPYLLSKLIAEIPVGAAFPLLFGTILYPMARLHPTLSRFGKFSGIVTVESFAASAMGLTVGAMAPTTEAALALGPSLMTVFIVFGGYYVNADNTPIIFRWIPRVSLIRWAFQGLCINEFKGLEFDHQNSFDIQNGEQALERLSFGGSTISETVMAQSRILLFWYYTTYVLLEKNKPKYQPLEPPPIDQLDEPEPQIEPDEPVESDDSPGQSFEILETPNVDQGKPDPLQLEPPPAAAQPSLFELDGL; encoded by the exons TTTCCGATAAAGTTCATCCGGTGACAATCCGATGGACGAACATCACGTGCTCTGTTTCTGATAAAGCTTCTAAATCG GTGCGATTCTTGCTTAAAAACGTGTGTGGAGAGGCGAAACCTGGAAGGCTGCTTGCAATAATGGGTCCATCAGGATCGGGGAAGACAACTCTCCTCAATATGCTAGCAGGTCAGACTGCAGCATCTTCTAGGCTGCACTTATCGGGCCTCTTGGAGGTTAACGGTCAACGAATGTCAAACAAGTCCTTCAA GTTTGCTTATGTCAGACAAGAGGACCTTTTCTTCTCCCAGTTAACCGTGCGCGAGACATTGTCTCTTGCAGCTGAACTCCAACTGAAGGACACGTATTCAAAGGAAGATAAAGATGAATACATAAACAATCTTTTGTTCAAATTAGGTTTG GTTAGTTGTGCGGATACGCGAGTTGGGGATGCGAAAGTTCGCGGAGTAAGTGGAGGCGAGAAAAAACGGTTAGCAATGGCTTGTGAACTAATTGCTAGTCCTTCGGTTATATTTGCTGACGAACCAACAACCG GACTAGATGCATTTCAAGCAGAGAAAGTAATGGAAACACTTAGACAACTTGCACAAGATGGACACACAGTAATATGCTCAATACACCAACCAAGAGGTTCGGTGTACGCAAAATTTGACGATATCGTGTTGCTGGCGGAGGGTGAACTTGTATACGCTGGTCCAGCTGGCGATGAACCACTGACTTACTTTTCAAAATTCGG GTATGTTTGTCCGGATCATGTAAACCCGGCTGAGTTTCTTgctgatttgatatcggttgacTATAGTTCATCCGACAGTGTTGACTCTTCTCGGAAAAGGATCGATAGCCTTGTGGAATCATTTTCTGAACAGATTTCATCAACGTTTTATGCAACAACAATCACTAAAAGTGTGGTCTTGAAGGAAAATAAGAAATTAAGAAGAAAACCTGCAGCCAAAGGAATCATTGGTTGGTGGAGGCAGTTTTCATTGCTCCTTAAACGTGCGTGGATGCAG GCTTCCCGTGACGGGCCCACAAATGCCGTCAGGACAAGGATGTCAATCGCATCAGCTTTAATTTTTGGGTCTGTTTTTTGGAGAATCGGAAAGTCTCAAACATCAATACAGGATAGAATGGGCTTGCTTCAG GTTGCTGCTATAAACACTGCAATGGCCGCACTTACAAAAACTGTTGGCGTTTTTCCAAAAGAACGTGCGATAGTAGATCGAGAGCGTGCAAAGGGTTCTTATTTATTAGGACCGTACTTGTTATCTAAGTTAATTGCTGAGATCCCTGTTGGAGCTGCATTTCCTTTATTATTTGGCACAATTCTTTATCCCATGGCACGTCTTCATCCAACTTTATCTAG ATTCGGGAAGTTTAGTGGAATAGTGACTGTGGAATCTTTTGCTGCGTCAGCAATGGGCTTAACTGTTGGTGCTATGGCTCCGACCACTGAAGCAGCTTTGGCATTGGGCCCGTCTTTGATGACTGTGTTTATCGTATTTGGTGGATATTATGTGAATGCCGATAATACCCCCATCATCTTTCGTTGGATTCCCCGTGTTTCTCTCATAAGATG GGCGTTTCAAGGACTTTGCATTAATGAATTTAAAGGCCTCGAGTTCGATCATCAAAATTCTTTTGATATTCAAAACGGAGAACAG GCTTTAGAGAGGCTCTCTTTCGGGGGTAGCACGATATCCGAGACAGTGATGGCCCAAAGTAGAATTCTGTTATTCTGGTATTATACCACATACGTCCTTCTAGAGAAGAACAAGCCCAAATACCAACCACTTGAACCACCACCCATTGACCAACTTGACGAACCCGAACCACAAATAGAACCGGATGAGCCTGTGGAAAGCGATGACTCACCAGGCCAATCGTTCGAGATACTCGAGACTCCAAATGTTGACCAAGGTAAACCCGATCCACTGCAGCTTGAACCTCCTCCGGCTGCAGCCCAACCTAGTCTGTTTGAGCTAGACGGTTTGTGA